From the genome of Perca fluviatilis chromosome 1, GENO_Pfluv_1.0, whole genome shotgun sequence, one region includes:
- the si:dkey-9i23.8 gene encoding parapinopsin, producing MSEYFNGTVFMERPWSEAERWLLVAVLGLEMVMGVVGNCLVLLVKVMCRGQFSCRYWLPFISLTLSDLGCSFLIISSSLFAMLTRGQRSPWCEVVSLLKFSFITSSIGSKAILCVQRLIGKASTESALFVVIVTACLASWVTGMVFGSIPVVYAWIRYDPAEMLCAVFWENSYSDMLVYILCAFSICFFLPFLLIFFCSLLSATSCCLRCNSDDVADLSAVTPLLVASYMLCYTPFVLSELILLGRMDLSPAPDWLRTLSSVMSYMDCSLNPLIYCSHQDFREAGLALLWTNRKPQSKPVLTSITKHDV from the exons A TGAGTGAGTATTTTAATGGGACTGTGTTCATGGAACGTCCGTGGTCAGAGGCAGAGAGGTGGCTGCTGGTGGCTGTGTTGGGACTAGAGATGGTCATGGGAGTTGTGGGAAACTGTCTTGTTCTGCTGGTCAAAGTCATG tgCAGGGGTCAGTTCAGCTGTCGTTATTGGCTTCCTTTCATCAGTCTCACCTTGTCAGATTTAG GCTGCTCCTTCCTCATCATCTCCAGCTCCCTGTTTGCCATGCTGAcaagaggtcagaggtcaccgTGGTGTGAGGTCGTCAGCCTGCTTAAGTTTTCCTTCATCACCTCCTCCATAGGGAGCAAAG CTATCCTCTGTGTGCAACGACTGATCGGCAAGGCCTCCACAGAAAGTGCTCTCTTTGTTGTCATAGTGACAGCCTGCTTGGCTTCTTGGGTGACAGGAATGGTGTTTGGGAGCATCCCTGTTGTCTACGCCTGGATCAG GTATGACCCTGCAGAGATGCTGTGTGCTGTCTTCTGGGAGAACAGCTACTCAGACATGTTGGTCTACATTCTCTGTGCTTTCTCAATCTGTTtcttcctccccttcctcctaatcttcttctgctctttACTAAGTGCCACCAGCTGCTGCTTGAGGTGCAACAG TGATGATGTAGCAGATCTGTCTGCAGTCACTCCTCTGCTGGTGGCCTCCTACATGCTCTGCTACACTCCCTTTGTTCTGTCTGAG CTGATCCTGCTGGGCAGGATGGACCTGTCACCGGCACCTGATTGGTTAAGGACGCTGTCATCAGTAATGTCATACATGGACTGTAGTCTAAACCCTCTTATTTACTGCTCCCATCAAGACTTCAGAGAGGCGGGCCTGGCCCTGCTGTGGACCAATAGGAAACCACAATCAAAGCCTGTCCTCACTTCTATCACTAAACATGACGTGTGA
- the tmem187 gene encoding transmembrane protein 187, which translates to MKSSLLHVSVPFVVCVALANTSLFDEVDVDLSSDHYAEKMVDSLPGFVAMPCNCLVNLAYIYMGLYWLLWHRGVQETYQSRYMREVFAFMAVLYGPVQWTRLALLRRAPAVLDQWFTLPIFAWVPVWISFIERGPEKRHAAAHELLSILSYGLALAHERGFDLALGCHVVIAVYKGVRVQLAHGDGRTRGYLLLAVLSCAGFVVLKLLDHWLARYRLFQRLTGHFWSKVCDVLQFHFSFCFLTTLTQRAQGKIAAQQE; encoded by the coding sequence atgAAGTCGTCTCTGCTTCACGTATCGGTGCCTTTTGTGGTCTGTGTCGCCTTGGCGAACACCAGCCTGTTCGACGAAGTTGATGTGGACTTGTCTTCTGACCATTATGCAGAGAAAATGGTTGATTCTCTGCCCGGTTTCGTGGCGATGCCCTGTAACTGTCTGGTTAACCTGGCTTATATCTACATGGGACTGTACTGGCTTTTGTGGCACAGAGGCGTCCAAGAAACGTACCAGAGCCGGTACATGAGAGAGGTATTCGCCTTCATGGCTGTGTTGTACGGACCTGTGCAGTGGACACGCCTGGCGCTGCTACGGCGCGCTCCCGCTGTTCTCGACCAGTGGTTCACCCTACCGATTTTTGCGTGGGTTCCTGTGTGGATCAGCTTCATAGAACGCGGGCCAGAGAAGCGGCACGCGGCAGCGCATGAACTGTTGTCCATTCTCAGCTACGGCCTGGCGCTGGCGCACGAGCGGGGTTTCGATTTGGCGCTGGGCTGTCACGTCGTAATCGCGGTTTACAAGGGAGTTCGCGTGCAGTTGGCGCACGGGGACGGTCGCACGCGGGGCTATCTGCTGTTGGCGGTGCTGTCATGTGCGGGGTTCGTGGTGCTGAAGCTGCTGGATCACTGGCTCGCTCGGTACCGGCTCTTTCAGCGGCTCACCGGACACTTCTGGTCCAAAGTGTGCGACGTGCTGCAGTTCCACTTCAGCTTCTGTTTCCTGAccacactgacacagagggCACAGGGAAAGATTGCAGCACAGCAGGAGTGA